ACAGTGATCTTCTTGTCGATGAATCCAAATCATCAGGCGGTATCCCATCAAAAATTTTCTTCCCTGAAAACACAGATGATCTTCTTTCAATAATTTCGAAATCTTCCCGGTTAAACCAACCCCTGCGATTAATTGGAAGCCACACCGGAACTTCCGCAGGAGCTGTACCCGATGATAACGAGTGGGTAATATCCTTTTCACGAATGAATCACATCGAAAGTGTTGCAATCAATTCTGAAGGAGAGATAATACTAAAATGTGAACCAGGTGTTACAATTGATGGAATATCAGAGTTTTTAAGTGATCCAGGTAGCTTTCTGTATAAAATACCTGGACAGCAGTTTTTAAGCCCTGGTTCTCATTTCTATCCTCCTGACCCTACCGAAACAACCGCACAACTGGGAGGCACTGTAGCAACCAATGCATCAGGTGCCAGATCATTCCGGTTTGGCGCTACAAGATGCTCTATTTACGCTTTATCGATCATCACACCAAATGCCGAGACCTTTACTTTGACAAGAGGTATTACGGTAAATCCACATAAAGGATTTGAAATAATAACCAATCAGGGAAGTAAAGTTGTTATCCCGCCATTTTCATATCAATCTCCTCAGACAAAAAACGCCGCGGGATATTATTCCAGAGCACCGATGGATCCTATTGATCTGTTTATTGGAAGTGAAGGAACTCTGGGAATTTTTTCCTCAATTACAATAAAACTGAAAAAAGCCTTTGGTATCATTGCCGGATGTACATTTTTTAAATCATTGGAAAACGCCTTTCTTTTCACAGACTTTTTGCGAAGAGAAAACGGTGTGATTTCGATAGAATTTTTCGATGAAAGTGCCTTAAAATTTATTGATGGTTACAGAAATAGAATGGCAGAACCAATACCGGATTTTCCTGATAGCTGCACTCATGCAATACTTTGGGAATTTGCTGAAAGCGAACCCGGTTCATTTCAGAATAAATTTGAGTCATGGGAGTCTTTTCTAAACTCTTGTGATTCCTCTTTTGACAATACCTGGAGCGGAATGGAACCTGCGGAAATTGAAAGGCTGAAAAGATTCCGTCATACACTCCCTGAATCAATCAATTCTACTGTTTCATCTTTTAAAAACAATTGTCCATCAATCAGAAAAATAGGTACCGACACCGCGCTTCCTGCACACTGCTTTGCATCTGTTTACCAGGAGTACCTCAGCCTGATCAAGGAAAACAACCTTCATTATGCAGCCTTTGGTCATCTTGGCGATTACCATATACACATAAATCTATTACCTTCAAATGAAGATGAGCTGAAGACCGCACTTGATGTGTATGACAGTATGATGGAACTTACTGTCAAAAATGGAGGTACAATTTCGGCTGAGCATGGTATAGGGAAACTGAAATGTAAATATCTGGAGAAGATGTACGGGAAAGCTGCAATTGATGAAATGAAAACAATCAAGCGAGCAATTGATCCTCAATGGAGATTAAACAGGGGAACTATTTTCTAAAATTTCACCTCTTTGCGTCCTTTACGCCCTCTGCGTTTCGACACCTATTAAATAAGCTTCAAAACTGTCTTGTCCGTAACAGAACCAGTGTACAGGCTCTAAGGACTTCAATCCCCTCATCCCTGAACCTCTTTTCCAGAGTATCTGATTCGGTTCCAGGGTTTAGAATTACACGCCTGGGATGAACCCTGATTATTTTGTCTGCCACCGTCTCCAGTCTCTCAGGGCGCACATAAACCGTCAGTGTATCCGGGTTATTCTCTACTTCGTCAAGTGAGTGTTTTACCTCTACACCCTCGATCTCATCCAGGACAGGATTGACCGGCACAACATCGTACCCGTATTCTCTAAGCATCCTTAATGCTTTATAAGCATACCTGTCTGGTTTATTACTGGCTCCCAGAATCACAACTTTTTTACTCATTACAGAATTTTCCGTAAATTTAACGATGGTTGCCTTTTTTCGCCTGGGGAGATATCAGTATCGATAAAGTGTATCTCTTTTCACACCTTCGATACCGATTCCGATACCGATACCAACCCCGAGACATGAAAAAGAACTAATCAAGTGTCACATCGACCGGCTTTACATCCCATATCTCATTCGCATACTCTTCAATTGCCCTGTCTGAGGAGAATTTACCCATATTGGCCACATTGAGTATTGACTTCCTGGCCCAGGCAGCCTTGTCATTCTGATAAATATTTTCCACATGTGACTGACAATCCATATACGACTGGAAATCAGCCATAACCATGTAACGATCCCCGTGCTTCATGAGGTAGTCGTAGATAGGCATGAACAGATGTGGCTCCTCAGGACTGAAAAACCCAGATGAAATGAGATCTACCACATTTTTCAGTTCCGCATTTTTATTGTAGTAATCCCAGGGATTATAACCTCTGTATTTCAATTCATCAACCTCATTGGCCAGAAGACCAAAGATGAAGATGTTGTCTTTTCCGACCTGCTCCATGATCTCGATATTTGCCCCGTCCATTGTCCCTACTGTCAATGCACCGTTAAGAGCAAATTTCATGTTTCCTGTTCCCGAGGCCTCCGTACCGGCTGTGGAAATCTGTTCAGAGATATCCGCTGCAGGAATCACATACTCTGCAAGAGAAACCCGGTAATTGGGAAGAAAATGCACTTCGAGCAGACCCTTTGTATCCGGATCGTTATTGATAATACCGGACATATTGTTTATGAATTTTATTATAAGTTTTGCCATGTAATAGCCGGGCGCAGCTTTACCCGCAAACAGGATCGCACGTGGTACGATATCTTTCTCTCCGTTCTTTATTCTCTTGTAAAGAGCAATACAGTGCAGTGCCTTGAGCAATTGCCGCTTGTATTCGTGAATTCTCTTTACATGAACATCAAACATCATGTCAGGGCTGATTTTCATCCCTTCCCATTTACGGATTTTATTTACAAATTCCTGTTTGCAGACCTGCTTGGCCTCCATCCACTTCTTCTGAAATTCCGGATCGTCGGCATACTGTTCCAGACGTTTGAGCTCATCGAGCCTGGTAATCCATCCCGTTCCTATTTTACTGCAGATAAGATCCCTGAGCGATGGGTTGGATTTGTAGAGCCAGCGCCTCTGGGTCACTCCGTTTGTCTTGCAGTTAAACTTATTCGGCCACATGTCATGGAAATCTTTCACCAGCCCGTTTGATAAAAGCTGGGTATGGAGCTGTGAAACTCCATTAACCGAATGAGATCCGACTATCGCGAGATATGCCATCCTGATCTGCGGTTCAGGCCCCTCCTCGATTATTGACATACGACGCAGTCTGTCAGTATCACCGGGATATTTGTAAGAAACCTGACGCAGAAATCTGGCATTGATCTCGTAAATAATCTCCACATGTCTCGGAAGCAGCTTTTTCATCATGCTCACCGGCCACTTCTCAAGTGCTTCAGGCATGAGAGTATGATTTGTATAGGCAAATGTGCGTGTGGTGATATCCCAGGCCTCGTTCCATCCCATCTTGTGCTCATCCATAAGCAAACGCATCAGTTCAACTATCGTTATGGACGGATGAGTGTCATTAAGCTGAATCGCAACTTTGTCCGGAAAAGCCGAGAAATCTTTATTTGATTGCAGATACCTGCGGATTATATCCTGCAGTGATGCAGATGTAAAGAAATACTGCTGTTTCAGCCTCAACTCTTTCCCGGAAACATTGTTATCATTGGGGTAGAGCACTTTGGAGATGTTCTCGCTGCTTATTTTGTCCTGGCAGGCACCTATATAATCCCCGTCATTGAAGTACTGAAGATTGAACTCATCGGTAGCACGTGCAGACCACAGACGGAGAGTATTTACATTGTTTACTCCGTATCCCGGAATCGGAATGTCGTAGGGAAGCGCGATAACGTCTTCTGTGTCAATCCAGGTTATACGCAGACCACCATTGGGTTCGTTAAAGTACATGGTTTTCCCATAATACTTGATTGTAACCTTGTATTCAGGACGCTCGATTTCCCAGGGGTTACGGTACTGAAGCCATAACTCAGGAAGCTCATGCTGATTACCATTCATGATTTTCTGGTTGAAAATTCCGAAATCATATCTTATTCCGTAACCAACAGCAGGAAGCTTCAGTGTTGCCATCGATTCCAGAAAACAGGCTGCAAGCCTTCCCAGACCACCATTTCCCAGCCCGGCATCATGCTCCTGATCGATCATCTCTTCCAGTTCAAGCCCGAGATCACGCGATGCCTGCTCACAGGCCTCAGTAAGCTTGAGATTCATGATGTTATCACCCAGAAGTCTTCCCAGCAGAAATTCCATTGACAAATAATATATCCGCTTCACATTATTGTTATGGTACTGCTGACGGCTGGCAATCCATCTCTCAATAAGACGTTCTCTTACCGTATAGGACATACTCAGAAACTGATCGTATGGAGTAAGGCTGTATTTATCCTTGGCGATACTGTATTCCAGATTGTTCAGAAAACCCCGGCGAATATCATCAGCACTCATTCCTTTATAATGGATATACCATTTTACCGGATTACGGCTCTCTGGTACCGATTTACTCTTTTTCTCTTTTGTTGTTTCTCTCATCAACTCTTCCTTATTGATTTTATTTTGAATGAAATTACGTTTTTATCCCCGAAAAAATAAATCAAAGGGAGATAAATTTGAACACCAAATCTCAAATATACGGTTTTTGCTGAAAATTTCCAAAACATTCCTGATTTGCTGTTTTTCAGGGCATAAGTTAGTTTAAAAAAGAGCTGTTTTCCTAAAAGGCCCAGGACTGAACCTTGTTACCATGAAGATCGCACATTTTACCAAGACAAAGTTTCTTTTTGGAAAACAAATTCTGTTGCGTTCTTGTATAAAATACCTTATTCCCCTGCAGATTTTGGTCCTGTTTCTCCAGAACTTTTCCGGAATGATGAATAACGATCTCAATAATCAGATCGAAAATATAGATTTAATCAATCCAAAAATGGTTATTCACGATCTGGTTCAGCAGGACCCTATAGATAATCTCAAATCACCTGCTCAGATTTCTTTTCTGTTCTCTTTACCTGTTACATCCCTGCATACATGCAACAACATTACCAGCTCACAGGCTTTAAGAGATCGATTCCATTTGAAAAACATGCGAATTTAATCTCAGGAACACAGAGTTCAATACCTGAAATGTAAAATAAGGAAACCTTGGTCTTTGTTCACTGAGGAAAATCAAGTCGTTTGATGAGGATCATCAAGAGGAAGAGCCAACAGATGAGTACTTTGATCTTCTGTATTAAACCAGAAAACAATTTTGTTTCCCATTTTGGTAAAGCAATCTATAAGAGCGGTTTTATTTCCACAAGGATAAATCGTTTTAAAAGTTTCCCTGGCCTGGGAAATCATTTTTGTTTTTATCTCGTTCATGGCTCACCCCCATTGAGCGTATAAGCATTATTTGTGCCGATTTTGCACGAATAAGCTAACTTAGCTAATATCAATAACATAGAACGATATGCCATAAAGAATAGAACTATGAAACAAAGAAATCTTTGCCGCCAGGATGGAAAATTTTTCTCCGGAATTATTCCGAAAAACAAACATCTCTTCATCTGCCTTCTCGCAGCCATTCCAATCTCAGTTAATGCTGAGGCTTCAGCAGGCTCTGAAAACACTGTTCTGATCATGACCAGCCTCATATTTCAACTGGGAACAATAGTTATACTCTCCAGAATCGGCGGTTTGTTTTTTGAAAAAATAAAGATCCCAACTGTTCTGGGAGAACTGATCCTTGGGGTGATAATCGGCCCCTATCTCCTTGGCCAAATTCCTTTACCTGGTTTTCCAGAGGGTCTGTTTCCGCTTAGAGGACTTGATTCTATTCCAATATCTGACAATCTCTATGGAATCGCAACTGTCGCATCTATAATTCTTCTTTTTGTATCCGGTTTGGAAACTGACATCTCCCTTCTACTACGTTATTCGCTTGCAGGTACTCTTATCGGAATCGGCGGGGTCATCTTCTCTTTTTTCTTCGGTGCTGGTGTGGGGTATTTCTTTCTCCACAAACCTTTTTTCGACACCACGAATCTTTTTCTTGGAGTGATCAGCATCGCTACCTCAGTAGGAATTACTGCCAGGATCCTTTCTGAGAAAAGAAAAATGGATTCACCCGAAGGGGTGACTATCATGGCCGGAGCTGTCATAGATGATGTGCTCGGGATTATACTTTTAGCTGTAATCACTGGAGTCGCTGCCGCGAAAGGTAAAGGAAATTTAGAAACTCCCAGTGTTCAACTCATAGCTATCAGAGCTTTTCTGGTCTGGATCGGCTTTACTGCTACCGGCCTCCTGATGGCCGGGCATATTAATCGTTTCCTTAAACGATTTCATTCAAACGCTGCTATTGCAGTGTTTTCTCTTGGAATGGCTTTCATGCTGGCAGGAATTTTCGAAAAAGCAGGACTGGCCATGATTATCGGTGCCTATATCATGGGTCTGACCCTCTCAAAAACAGACCTTAGCTTCTCAATCCATGAGGCACTCTCAACTCTCTACTCTTTCTTTGTTCCCATCTTCTTTGTTGTAATGGGAATGATGGTTAACGTTAGAGAGATGGCTGACACACAGGTTCTCATTTTCGGATTGGCCTACTCTGTTACCGCAATACTCGCTAAAGTCGCAGGATGTGCCCTGCCATCACTGTTTCTGAATTTCAACAAGCTTGGTGCGTTAAGAATTGGAGTAGGTATGGTTCCAAGAGGAGAAGTCGCTCTCATCATTGCCGGAATTGGCATCTCCTCCGGATTAATCAATCAAACCCTCTTTGGAGCCACAGTAGTCATGACCCTTATCACCACTCTCTTCGCTCCACCCCTGCTTAGTCTTCTGCTTAAAGGAAGAAGCGGAGTCCGGAAAGAGTTTAAAAAACGGACAACTGTAACCACCGACTTTGACTTTTCTGCCCCGGAACTTATAGAATTGATGAATATGAAAATTGTCCAGTACTTTTCAGGTGAGGGATTCTATGTGCACACTGTAAAGATTGGAAATAACTCAGTTCACGAGTTCCGTAAAGAAAACATCTCTATCACCGCTACTGTACATGGCAATTCCATATCATTCGAAACAGACAGGAAAGATGTCTTATTTGTTAAAACAATCGTTTATGAATCTCTGCTGCAGCTCCATAGCATCATCAATAAAGCCAGAAACTTCCTTCAACCGGAAAACATTAAAAAAGGATTGACCGAAGTCCAGGCCAGAAAAGATCTTGACGTTTCAATAAATTTCAACCCCTCCTGTGTCATAAACGATCTGAAATCCACAACCAAAGATGAGATAATAAAGGAGCTTATTTCTGTTCTGCATAAGAATAAACTGTTGGAAAACAGCACGGACGCCCTGGATTCTGTAATGCAAAGGGAAAAAACAATGAGCACTGGAATGCAGCATGGAGTAGCAATACCGCATGGAAGAACTGATGCCGTTTCCAGAATCACTATTGCCGCTGGTATATCAAAGAAAGGAGTAGATTTTCAATCTCTTGATGGTGCTCCCTCTCACATTTTTGTCCTCGTACTCTCTCCTCTGAAAGTTGTCGGACCCCACATCCAGTTTCTTGCCAGTCTCAGCGCTGCACTCAACGATGAGGATTTCCGGAAAAGACTTTTGTCGGCCAGAAACAGAGAAGAAATCTACTCCATATTTCAGACAAAATTATCATAAAAAAGAGGGTGGAACTTTTCCACCCTCCCGGAGCAAACCTCTCTCGAGGTTCAGCAGATCAACAGGAAATCTATTTAGACCCTGCTGATCGTATCTTTTCAAGATCTCAACCCGATCAGATAACAAACTAACAAAAGAGAATCGTGCACGTTCAATGCACATTTTAACTTTAATAGCCAGGAATATAAAGACAATAATGTGGGGGTTTAAATCCTGAGATGGGAGCTGTTTCTCAGTGCAAACTCCATTGGCGGCTTTATACAGTATTGGTATCTGCTAGCAAAAATGATGCTTTGTTCTGTTTCATCGATACTGAAAATCTTTGTATTAAGCTTGATGTATTCTGTCAGACTCGTACCGGTATTCCTTAAAACTGCGTTTTTTTCGGCGTCGATTACATTTTCCAATAATGAAAATTCACCTGAATCATCTTCTGTAAAGTAAACAGAAGCGGAAATATTTACAG
The DNA window shown above is from Fibrobacter sp. and carries:
- a CDS encoding FAD-binding oxidoreductase, translated to MLIIDGQNIIKERYSDLLVDESKSSGGIPSKIFFPENTDDLLSIISKSSRLNQPLRLIGSHTGTSAGAVPDDNEWVISFSRMNHIESVAINSEGEIILKCEPGVTIDGISEFLSDPGSFLYKIPGQQFLSPGSHFYPPDPTETTAQLGGTVATNASGARSFRFGATRCSIYALSIITPNAETFTLTRGITVNPHKGFEIITNQGSKVVIPPFSYQSPQTKNAAGYYSRAPMDPIDLFIGSEGTLGIFSSITIKLKKAFGIIAGCTFFKSLENAFLFTDFLRRENGVISIEFFDESALKFIDGYRNRMAEPIPDFPDSCTHAILWEFAESEPGSFQNKFESWESFLNSCDSSFDNTWSGMEPAEIERLKRFRHTLPESINSTVSSFKNNCPSIRKIGTDTALPAHCFASVYQEYLSLIKENNLHYAAFGHLGDYHIHINLLPSNEDELKTALDVYDSMMELTVKNGGTISAEHGIGKLKCKYLEKMYGKAAIDEMKTIKRAIDPQWRLNRGTIF
- a CDS encoding CoA-binding protein, translating into MSKKVVILGASNKPDRYAYKALRMLREYGYDVVPVNPVLDEIEGVEVKHSLDEVENNPDTLTVYVRPERLETVADKIIRVHPRRVILNPGTESDTLEKRFRDEGIEVLRACTLVLLRTRQF
- a CDS encoding glycogen/starch/alpha-glucan phosphorylase — protein: MRETTKEKKSKSVPESRNPVKWYIHYKGMSADDIRRGFLNNLEYSIAKDKYSLTPYDQFLSMSYTVRERLIERWIASRQQYHNNNVKRIYYLSMEFLLGRLLGDNIMNLKLTEACEQASRDLGLELEEMIDQEHDAGLGNGGLGRLAACFLESMATLKLPAVGYGIRYDFGIFNQKIMNGNQHELPELWLQYRNPWEIERPEYKVTIKYYGKTMYFNEPNGGLRITWIDTEDVIALPYDIPIPGYGVNNVNTLRLWSARATDEFNLQYFNDGDYIGACQDKISSENISKVLYPNDNNVSGKELRLKQQYFFTSASLQDIIRRYLQSNKDFSAFPDKVAIQLNDTHPSITIVELMRLLMDEHKMGWNEAWDITTRTFAYTNHTLMPEALEKWPVSMMKKLLPRHVEIIYEINARFLRQVSYKYPGDTDRLRRMSIIEEGPEPQIRMAYLAIVGSHSVNGVSQLHTQLLSNGLVKDFHDMWPNKFNCKTNGVTQRRWLYKSNPSLRDLICSKIGTGWITRLDELKRLEQYADDPEFQKKWMEAKQVCKQEFVNKIRKWEGMKISPDMMFDVHVKRIHEYKRQLLKALHCIALYKRIKNGEKDIVPRAILFAGKAAPGYYMAKLIIKFINNMSGIINNDPDTKGLLEVHFLPNYRVSLAEYVIPAADISEQISTAGTEASGTGNMKFALNGALTVGTMDGANIEIMEQVGKDNIFIFGLLANEVDELKYRGYNPWDYYNKNAELKNVVDLISSGFFSPEEPHLFMPIYDYLMKHGDRYMVMADFQSYMDCQSHVENIYQNDKAAWARKSILNVANMGKFSSDRAIEEYANEIWDVKPVDVTLD
- a CDS encoding PTS transporter subunit EIIA, with product MTSLIFQLGTIVILSRIGGLFFEKIKIPTVLGELILGVIIGPYLLGQIPLPGFPEGLFPLRGLDSIPISDNLYGIATVASIILLFVSGLETDISLLLRYSLAGTLIGIGGVIFSFFFGAGVGYFFLHKPFFDTTNLFLGVISIATSVGITARILSEKRKMDSPEGVTIMAGAVIDDVLGIILLAVITGVAAAKGKGNLETPSVQLIAIRAFLVWIGFTATGLLMAGHINRFLKRFHSNAAIAVFSLGMAFMLAGIFEKAGLAMIIGAYIMGLTLSKTDLSFSIHEALSTLYSFFVPIFFVVMGMMVNVREMADTQVLIFGLAYSVTAILAKVAGCALPSLFLNFNKLGALRIGVGMVPRGEVALIIAGIGISSGLINQTLFGATVVMTLITTLFAPPLLSLLLKGRSGVRKEFKKRTTVTTDFDFSAPELIELMNMKIVQYFSGEGFYVHTVKIGNNSVHEFRKENISITATVHGNSISFETDRKDVLFVKTIVYESLLQLHSIINKARNFLQPENIKKGLTEVQARKDLDVSINFNPSCVINDLKSTTKDEIIKELISVLHKNKLLENSTDALDSVMQREKTMSTGMQHGVAIPHGRTDAVSRITIAAGISKKGVDFQSLDGAPSHIFVLVLSPLKVVGPHIQFLASLSAALNDEDFRKRLLSARNREEIYSIFQTKLS